One genomic segment of Rubeoparvulum massiliense includes these proteins:
- the sfsA gene encoding DNA/RNA nuclease SfsA: MLSLPYPQALHAARFLSRPNRFLLLCELLEAADESGTVVEVHLPDPGRLKELLLPGASIWLLPVDKPGRRTQWSAALVATPDGKQMVSLDSTLPNRLVELALQKQEIAELADWSFVSREYTMGDSRWDFLLAHPDGRKLALEVKSVTLAEKGIGLFPDAVTARGTKHVQELSQIAQQDGWEAALLFVIQRSDVNEVRPASHIDPVFAATLAKAKASGVHIFAHRCSIHLDAIHLEGSVPVVIEGGEENCTHGDQD; the protein is encoded by the coding sequence TTGCTATCATTACCCTATCCACAAGCTTTACATGCTGCACGTTTTCTTAGCCGACCTAATCGTTTCCTGCTACTTTGTGAGTTACTTGAAGCAGCAGATGAGAGCGGGACAGTGGTAGAGGTGCATCTTCCTGATCCTGGTCGTCTCAAGGAGTTGCTTCTACCCGGTGCTTCCATTTGGTTATTGCCAGTTGATAAGCCCGGTCGCAGAACACAGTGGTCAGCCGCGCTGGTGGCTACGCCAGACGGAAAGCAAATGGTTTCCCTCGATTCTACCTTACCCAATCGTTTAGTAGAACTTGCATTACAGAAACAAGAAATTGCAGAGCTTGCTGATTGGTCTTTCGTGAGTCGTGAATATACCATGGGCGATTCTCGCTGGGATTTTTTGTTGGCTCATCCTGATGGGCGGAAGCTGGCGTTAGAGGTGAAAAGCGTTACCCTCGCAGAGAAGGGAATCGGTTTGTTTCCCGATGCAGTAACAGCACGGGGGACCAAGCATGTACAGGAGTTAAGTCAGATCGCACAACAGGATGGCTGGGAAGCTGCACTCCTTTTTGTCATCCAACGATCCGATGTTAATGAAGTACGCCCAGCATCTCATATTGATCCTGTTTTTGCAGCCACATTAGCGAAGGCCAAGGCTTCAGGGGTTCATATCTTCGCCCATCGCTGCAGCATCCATCTCGATGCCATTCACCTTGAAGGTTCTGTGCCTGTGGTGATTGAAGGAGGTGAAGAAAATTGCACCCATGGAGATCAGGATTGA
- a CDS encoding tetratricopeptide repeat protein produces the protein MKEALQLREQGELLNAIALLQQLIHTYPEQDPLLYYELASNYDRLGEEKTAIPYYHQAIEQGLAGEERWKAFVQLGSSYRAIGDYEKANHVIQQGLEEFPNHGALRVFYAITAYNQGKMKDAMTVLLDLLLHFTNDPTILQYQKALQFYCEHIDETWTS, from the coding sequence TTGAAAGAAGCCCTTCAATTGCGAGAGCAAGGTGAATTATTAAACGCCATAGCACTCCTGCAACAGTTAATTCATACATATCCAGAGCAAGATCCATTGTTATATTATGAGCTTGCTTCAAACTATGACCGTTTAGGGGAGGAAAAAACTGCGATCCCTTATTATCATCAAGCCATTGAACAAGGCTTAGCCGGAGAAGAACGGTGGAAAGCCTTCGTTCAATTAGGAAGCTCCTATCGTGCTATCGGTGATTATGAAAAGGCTAATCATGTCATACAACAAGGGCTGGAGGAGTTCCCCAATCATGGAGCATTACGAGTTTTTTATGCAATCACCGCTTATAATCAAGGAAAGATGAAGGATGCAATGACTGTGCTATTAGATCTTCTTCTCCATTTCACCAATGATCCAACCATTCTTCAATATCAAAAAGCATTACAGTTCTATTGTGAACATATTGATGAAACATGGACATCGTAA
- a CDS encoding class I SAM-dependent methyltransferase, translated as MFTSYSKLATAVYDLDKPLGHSFKDVEYYQERLRGMKKRILEVAVGSGRMLIPLLEAGLIVDGVDNSSEMLASCKARCAELGLQPMLYEEDMQSLSLPHQYGAIIIPAGSFQLLEDREDALQVLDSFYHHLQPGGRLILDLFIPEEFTINQRTTRSWITPEKELITLETTLVEVDLLQQKNISYLRYEKWCKGKLIETELQRLPIRWYGMEEFQMILKSIGFTQITRSGGYQYGKEPVDSHEMITYEAIKP; from the coding sequence ATGTTTACGAGTTACAGTAAACTAGCAACAGCGGTATATGATTTGGATAAGCCATTGGGGCATTCATTTAAAGATGTTGAGTATTATCAAGAGCGGCTCCGTGGTATGAAAAAGCGTATTCTTGAAGTGGCAGTAGGCTCTGGGCGTATGCTCATCCCCCTATTGGAAGCTGGTTTGATCGTTGATGGTGTAGATAACTCGAGTGAGATGTTAGCCTCCTGTAAAGCACGATGTGCAGAGCTGGGCTTACAGCCGATGCTCTATGAAGAGGATATGCAGTCGCTCTCCCTTCCTCATCAATATGGTGCCATCATTATCCCTGCAGGTTCCTTTCAACTCCTTGAAGATCGTGAAGATGCCTTACAAGTCTTAGACTCCTTCTATCATCATCTACAGCCTGGTGGACGGCTCATTCTTGACCTCTTTATTCCTGAAGAATTTACAATCAATCAACGAACCACACGATCCTGGATTACACCTGAGAAGGAATTGATCACCCTGGAAACCACGTTAGTAGAGGTAGATCTCTTACAGCAGAAGAACATTAGCTATCTCCGTTATGAGAAATGGTGTAAAGGCAAGCTGATTGAAACGGAGCTACAACGCTTGCCCATCCGCTGGTATGGTATGGAGGAATTCCAGATGATCTTAAAAAGCATTGGCTTCACGCAGATTACACGATCAGGTGGCTATCAATATGGTAAAGAGCCTGTTGATTCCCATGAGATGATCACCTACGAAGCAATCAAACCATAG
- a CDS encoding serine hydrolase domain-containing protein — protein MMKQWSQLEEQVERFMEEEQVPGLAIAISQNGEVIYKHGFGYGELARKEPVTPETIFGIASVSKSFTALATMQLVEAGQLSVEDPVIHYLPQYQLAGQPEMEKIQIHHLLSHSTGVAPVKRREETLYFSEQIQYLSSDEIEILGEPGQYFSYCNDTFLLLGAIIEKLSGQSFRRYMTRKILDPLGMNRTTYSLEEVARFTNVSTPFEKNPATKAVEPVPWPTLGIYEVGGGIRSNVLDLLAYGEVYVNAKHCEEKLQLSPKTLQQMWTPYIPVGEHQNYGYALEITADYHGYTLVEHGGGQPGVSSNFGFVPEAGLVVAVLCNLSAVPIRKIWLATVHAALGLSMEQNDPIAPSYQLMDVELHSLLGRYTSAEGSSLILYQDSKKLMAAVDEQVYPVRPVAKDQVLLEPMEKPVHFYLNEAGQAWAAFLGMRMLKRRS, from the coding sequence ATGATGAAACAATGGTCCCAATTGGAAGAACAGGTAGAACGGTTCATGGAGGAAGAGCAGGTTCCTGGACTCGCCATTGCCATATCTCAAAATGGTGAGGTGATTTACAAGCATGGCTTTGGTTATGGAGAGCTTGCTAGGAAGGAGCCAGTGACGCCAGAGACGATCTTTGGCATCGCTTCTGTAAGTAAATCCTTCACAGCCTTAGCTACGATGCAATTGGTTGAAGCGGGGCAATTATCTGTGGAGGATCCTGTGATTCACTATTTGCCACAGTATCAATTAGCCGGTCAGCCGGAGATGGAAAAGATTCAGATTCACCATCTCTTATCTCATTCCACCGGCGTAGCACCTGTGAAGCGCCGGGAGGAGACGCTTTATTTCTCTGAGCAAATTCAGTATCTATCCAGCGATGAGATCGAAATCTTAGGTGAACCAGGCCAATATTTTAGTTATTGCAATGATACCTTTCTCTTATTAGGGGCGATCATCGAGAAGCTGTCAGGACAGTCTTTTCGCCGTTATATGACGAGAAAAATCTTGGATCCCCTAGGTATGAATCGAACTACCTATAGTTTAGAGGAAGTAGCACGCTTCACCAATGTGAGCACACCCTTTGAAAAGAATCCAGCAACCAAAGCAGTAGAACCAGTACCATGGCCTACCCTAGGAATCTATGAGGTAGGGGGAGGGATTCGCTCCAATGTCCTAGACCTATTGGCTTATGGTGAGGTATATGTCAATGCTAAGCATTGCGAGGAAAAACTTCAGCTTAGCCCAAAGACCCTGCAACAAATGTGGACACCCTATATTCCTGTTGGTGAGCACCAAAACTATGGGTATGCCTTAGAAATAACCGCTGACTATCATGGCTATACCCTCGTTGAACATGGTGGTGGGCAACCTGGTGTTTCATCTAACTTTGGCTTTGTTCCCGAAGCAGGCTTGGTGGTAGCAGTACTATGTAATCTATCTGCTGTACCTATTCGAAAAATCTGGCTGGCTACTGTTCATGCAGCTTTGGGTCTCTCGATGGAACAGAATGATCCCATCGCTCCATCATATCAGCTGATGGATGTTGAATTACACTCCCTCCTCGGTAGATATACATCTGCAGAAGGTAGTTCCCTTATACTTTATCAAGATAGTAAGAAGCTCATGGCAGCAGTAGATGAACAAGTCTATCCTGTTCGTCCCGTTGCAAAGGATCAGGTGCTGCTAGAACCAATGGAGAAGCCTGTTCATTTTTACCTCAATGAAGCAGGGCAAGCATGGGCTGCTTTCCTAGGTATGCGAATGTTAAAGCGACGCTCATAG
- a CDS encoding nucleoside triphosphate pyrophosphohydrolase family protein, with amino-acid sequence MEPLLRIRDIQRLIHEQELNAQLKQDYFLKLVEEIGSLANTLQADRDQLSGHYPFQGTGNAKQIDTDLAAILYYLLALADVYGIDLEERILQMISRNLLETTNQNTNRGFMTKIVESRDEKINVQEKSSPLTKEAFAERMKEAVQAVHGCSVSLIEEPQGFILYNQYGHSWGQVSIYERKLSINLELYPGRYQLHELARRLELPERRRGRESSFTFRTTEKTPPYFDSLDITLFQDYFSLENRERMENLLVLINEAAQHSDFKYRSTSR; translated from the coding sequence ATGGAACCATTACTACGAATTCGTGATATTCAAAGGCTGATCCACGAGCAAGAGTTGAATGCTCAATTGAAGCAGGATTACTTCTTAAAGCTGGTGGAAGAAATAGGTTCATTAGCAAACACATTACAAGCTGATCGCGATCAATTATCTGGTCACTATCCGTTTCAAGGAACCGGCAACGCGAAGCAGATCGATACTGATCTTGCAGCGATTCTCTATTATCTCTTAGCACTAGCCGATGTTTATGGGATCGATCTAGAAGAGCGTATTCTGCAAATGATCAGTAGGAACTTGTTAGAAACTACGAATCAGAATACGAATCGAGGCTTCATGACAAAAATAGTAGAGAGTCGTGATGAGAAGATCAATGTACAAGAAAAGAGCTCCCCGTTAACGAAAGAAGCTTTCGCAGAGCGAATGAAGGAAGCCGTTCAAGCTGTTCATGGCTGTTCAGTCTCTCTTATCGAGGAGCCACAGGGCTTTATTCTATATAATCAATACGGACATTCTTGGGGGCAGGTCTCGATCTATGAGAGGAAGCTCTCCATTAACCTTGAGCTATATCCAGGAAGATATCAGCTCCATGAGTTGGCAAGAAGATTGGAGCTTCCCGAACGGAGACGGGGCAGGGAATCAAGTTTTACATTCCGTACTACTGAGAAAACACCACCCTATTTCGATTCCCTTGATATTACACTCTTCCAAGATTACTTTTCCTTGGAGAATAGAGAAAGAATGGAGAATCTTTTAGTGCTGATTAACGAAGCTGCTCAGCATAGTGATTTTAAATATCGTTCAACAAGCAGATAG
- a CDS encoding serine hydrolase domain-containing protein yields MKTLGLIMIIGIALVFFFLVRSAPPPTYLPTISHYPAGTLEGQLEGELLQVINEMGIPGLQLTIILEDVEYNLALGTMDYQREHAITSEHILRMGSVSKVYTAVLVMKLVEAGHLGLDDSIDQWFPKIPHANQITIRQLLNHTSGISNYTENIWFQLETVSSSKRFFTTDDLLNYLVEGKPDFSPGEEYRYSNSNYLLLGLIAEKSTGIPYPQLLHQLLLQPLHLQHTVLLPYDETPRELISGYDRDLLPLGPHTIKPYNTAWASAAYSAGGIASTSAEMAQFMHGVFHKHAVIGKKSIEEMMQFQPFLEEDIPEQTGYGLGLRELMIDGHRLIGHTGTIPGFGAATFYEPETGTTIAFLGNISFLDQIGLLQTVLETLKHS; encoded by the coding sequence ATGAAAACGCTAGGCTTAATTATGATTATTGGCATTGCTTTGGTGTTTTTTTTCCTAGTTCGTAGTGCTCCACCGCCTACTTACCTTCCTACTATAAGTCATTATCCCGCTGGAACATTGGAGGGTCAGCTGGAGGGGGAACTTCTTCAGGTGATCAATGAAATGGGGATACCTGGGCTCCAATTGACCATTATTCTGGAAGATGTAGAGTACAACCTTGCTTTGGGAACCATGGATTATCAGCGAGAGCATGCGATCACATCAGAGCATATCTTAAGGATGGGTAGCGTATCCAAAGTGTATACAGCTGTCTTGGTGATGAAGCTGGTGGAAGCAGGTCATCTAGGTTTAGATGATTCAATTGATCAATGGTTTCCCAAGATCCCTCATGCCAATCAAATTACCATTCGTCAGCTTTTAAATCATACCAGTGGTATCTCCAATTATACGGAGAATATTTGGTTTCAATTGGAGACTGTTTCTTCTTCAAAACGCTTTTTCACTACTGATGATCTCTTGAATTATCTAGTAGAGGGAAAGCCCGATTTCTCACCTGGGGAGGAATATAGATATTCCAATTCTAACTATCTATTATTAGGATTGATTGCGGAAAAGAGCACAGGAATTCCCTATCCTCAACTACTACATCAGCTGCTGCTTCAGCCCCTCCACTTACAGCATACCGTTCTTCTTCCCTATGATGAGACGCCACGAGAATTGATTAGTGGGTATGATCGAGATTTATTACCCCTGGGTCCCCATACAATCAAACCGTATAATACAGCCTGGGCAAGTGCTGCCTATTCTGCAGGGGGCATAGCGTCTACCTCCGCAGAGATGGCTCAGTTCATGCATGGTGTTTTTCATAAGCACGCGGTAATAGGCAAAAAAAGCATTGAGGAGATGATGCAGTTCCAGCCATTCCTTGAGGAGGATATTCCTGAGCAAACAGGATATGGTCTTGGATTACGTGAGTTGATGATCGATGGTCATCGCTTGATTGGACATACGGGAACCATCCCCGGTTTTGGCGCAGCTACCTTCTACGAGCCTGAAACTGGTACCACTATCGCATTTTTAGGAAATATCTCTTTTCTTGATCAAATTGGGCTGCTACAGACTGTTTTGGAGACGTTGAAACACTCATGA
- a CDS encoding DUF1572 family protein, whose amino-acid sequence MMSSETNIENGRVENVYLSTVIQRFHEMRKLAERALAPLNQSELNWIPHQESNSIATIVKHLHGNMISRWTDFLTTDGEKPSRERDAEFNHEILDQQTLLQLWDSGWSAVFLALEQLQPSDLLKTITIRNEPHFVIEAIERQMYHYSYHVGQIVYISKLLQEDRWQALTLPRKK is encoded by the coding sequence ATGATGTCTTCCGAGACAAATATCGAGAATGGTCGTGTAGAAAACGTCTACCTATCGACAGTAATTCAACGGTTCCACGAGATGAGAAAATTGGCTGAACGTGCTCTTGCCCCACTGAATCAATCTGAATTGAATTGGATACCCCATCAAGAATCTAATAGTATAGCCACCATCGTTAAGCATCTACATGGCAACATGATCTCCCGTTGGACAGATTTTCTTACAACCGACGGTGAAAAACCTAGTCGCGAGCGTGATGCAGAATTTAATCACGAAATCCTTGATCAACAAACGCTTTTACAGTTATGGGATTCTGGATGGTCTGCCGTATTTCTAGCTTTAGAACAATTACAACCTAGCGATCTTCTGAAAACCATCACCATCCGTAATGAACCTCACTTCGTCATCGAGGCCATTGAACGCCAGATGTATCATTATTCATATCATGTGGGGCAGATCGTCTATATTAGTAAGCTACTGCAAGAAGATCGCTGGCAGGCTCTTACTCTGCCAAGGAAGAAGTAA